The Candidatus Micrarchaeia archaeon sequence TGCTTTTCTATCTCCTTTTCCCATGCCCCTGAAACGGTAACTTTTCTGCACAGGCGCGCCTTTTTCAGCTCCACAACCTCGCTTATTGCGCTTTCCTCCAAATTCGTGCCCATAATTTTGTTTATCTCCGCAGGTTCGGCATCCTCTATGAATTTTCCCTGCTTTATGAGCTCCGCAACCAGCTTCCCGGATTTTTCATGAGCTTCCCTGAAAGGCATCCCGCCCATCGCGAGCAAATCCGCTATTTCCGTAGCGTTCGCATAGCCCCTCTTTATCTCATACGCCATTTTCTTCTCGTCAAACTCGAGCGTGGGCGCCAAATCCGCGAGTATGGCAAGGCTCTGCTTCGCCGTATCCAGCGCACTCATCACAGCGAACTTGCTCTCCTGCGTGTCCGAGTTATAGCCGTTAATCAGCCCCTTCTGCACAGTGAGTATGTGCACCAGGCTTCCGTACACGCGGCCGCATCTCCCGCGCATCAGCTCAAGAATGTCCGCGTTCTTCTTGTTCGGCATTATGGAGCTCCCGGTGGCGTACTCATCACCTATCTTAATCATGCCCATCTCGGAGAACCAAATTCCCTCCTCTGCAAACCGCGAAATGCGGGCCATAACCTGGGAAAGCGCGAACGCTATTTCCGCCTCAAGCTCGCCTCTCGAGCCCACTGCATCCATCTCGTTCTCCATCACCGATTCAAAGCCCAGCAGTTCAGCAGTTCTTTTCCGGTCTATGCTCCAGCGCGTCCCGCTCACCGCGCACGCGCCCAGCGGGCACCTATTAGTTTTCTTGTACGCGTCGAAAACGCGCTCCAAATCCC is a genomic window containing:
- the argH gene encoding argininosuccinate lyase; its protein translation is AKVLELHEEGKFRLKKELEDVHMNVEAKVTEITPLGKKMHTARSRNDQVAVDTKLYLRDELLEVAALIVKVQKAFAQLAKKDVPMPAYTHTRVAQPVMTSFWCEAYVQAFSRDLERVFDAYKKTNRCPLGACAVSGTRWSIDRKRTAELLGFESVMENEMDAVGSRGELEAEIAFALSQVMARISRFAEEGIWFSEMGMIKIGDEYATGSSIMPNKKNADILELMRGRCGRVYGSLVHILTVQKGLINGYNSDTQESKFAVMSALDTAKQSLAILADLAPTLEFDEKKMAYEIKRGYANATEIADLLAMGGMPFREAHEKSGKLVAELIKQGKFIEDAEPAEINKIMGTNLEESAISEVVELKKARLCRKVTVSGAWEKEIEKQKGKIGKAIAGLLE